A single window of Pseudoduganella plicata DNA harbors:
- the cpaB gene encoding Flp pilus assembly protein CpaB: MKNRRAFMMMAAAIVLGLGAVAMASRLLLRQAPTSANRIVVAATDVSLGQRLSADMLKASDWPADSVPPGALRDPLVLNGRVLKASVLRGEPLTEAKLAPVGTLGGLSALIAEGKRAITVRVNDVIGVAGFALPGNFVDILVSTQASGGTQQDDQAISKIVLERILVLAVAQEVSRDDTKPRVVNAVTLEVAPEQAEKLDLARSVGTLSLVLRNQVDPQPGTTTGATKTSLLGLATATPVVAAAAPAPRPAVVSMPRRGAPRHCIGTIDGLHSRRECL, from the coding sequence TGAAGAACCGCCGCGCATTCATGATGATGGCCGCAGCCATCGTGCTCGGCCTCGGTGCCGTGGCGATGGCGTCGCGCCTGCTGCTGCGCCAGGCGCCCACGTCGGCCAACCGCATCGTTGTCGCGGCAACGGACGTCAGCCTGGGCCAGCGCCTGAGCGCCGACATGCTGAAAGCGTCCGACTGGCCGGCCGACAGCGTCCCTCCCGGCGCGTTGCGCGATCCGCTGGTGCTGAACGGTCGCGTGCTGAAAGCCAGCGTGCTGCGCGGCGAACCGCTGACCGAGGCCAAGCTGGCGCCGGTCGGCACGCTGGGCGGCTTGTCCGCGCTGATCGCCGAAGGCAAGCGCGCCATCACTGTCCGCGTCAACGACGTCATCGGCGTGGCCGGCTTTGCCTTGCCCGGCAATTTCGTCGACATCCTCGTCAGCACGCAGGCGTCCGGCGGCACGCAGCAGGACGATCAGGCCATTTCGAAGATCGTCCTGGAGCGTATCCTCGTGCTGGCCGTCGCCCAGGAAGTGAGCCGCGACGATACCAAGCCGCGCGTCGTCAACGCCGTCACGCTGGAGGTGGCACCCGAGCAGGCGGAAAAGCTGGATCTGGCGCGCAGCGTCGGCACGCTGTCGCTGGTGCTGCGCAACCAGGTCGATCCGCAACCCGGCACGACGACCGGCGCGACCAAGACCAGTCTGCTGGGCCTGGCCACGGCGACGCCGGTCGTGGCCGCGGCGGCGCCAGCGCCGCGCCCCGCAGTCGTGAGCATGCCCCGGCGGGGGGCGCCACGCCATTGCATCGGGACCATCGATGGCCTGCACAGCCGTCGCGAATGCCTGTGA
- a CDS encoding type II and III secretion system protein family protein encodes MTRPHLFALTLSALCVTVAAPPSRAAGPAGAEVPKAASPARAPARTEGPRCTGEPAAPGRLALQLGKSTLMRLPEPVVNRSVGNPAVLQAMLVAPETLYLVGADVGSTNMIVQGRSGACSVIDVTVGMDTAGLQSALAALLPEEKHIKVTAAADTLVLSGTVESGAMVAQVMELAQAFVRNPAKALSGGADSAAPAASGAGPRIVNLLGVSAPQQVMLEVKIAEVSKTLLDKLEGASARLQGGEWTAGVAANFVSGTARGSLVLARSLEKYLRLDGEQQDGLVRILAEPTVMAVSGQEGSFLAGGTIFIPVAQDNNKVTLEEKQFGVGLRFTPTVLSGGRINLKVAPEVSELSRDGVGISSGGVNGRAIMPLVTTRRATTTVQLYDGQSFAIGGLIRDNQTSNINAMPVLGELPVLGALFRSTNFQRDRSELLFVVTARLVKPLAPGFNLPTDALQPAAQADLFLTGRMEAPATPSAAPLAAPPTTAAQPSGFRLK; translated from the coding sequence ATGACCCGACCCCATCTCTTCGCCCTGACGCTGTCCGCCTTGTGCGTAACGGTCGCGGCGCCGCCCTCCCGGGCAGCCGGGCCGGCCGGCGCCGAAGTGCCGAAGGCGGCCAGTCCCGCCAGGGCGCCAGCGCGCACCGAAGGTCCGCGCTGCACGGGCGAACCCGCCGCGCCGGGGCGGCTGGCCCTGCAGCTTGGCAAATCCACATTGATGCGGCTGCCCGAGCCCGTCGTCAACCGCAGCGTCGGCAACCCGGCCGTGCTGCAGGCCATGCTGGTGGCGCCCGAAACGCTGTACCTCGTCGGCGCGGATGTCGGCAGCACCAATATGATCGTGCAGGGCAGGAGCGGCGCCTGCAGCGTCATCGATGTGACGGTCGGCATGGATACGGCGGGGCTGCAGTCCGCCCTTGCCGCGCTGCTGCCCGAAGAGAAACACATCAAGGTCACGGCAGCGGCCGATACCCTCGTGTTGTCCGGCACGGTGGAGAGTGGCGCCATGGTGGCGCAGGTGATGGAGCTGGCGCAGGCGTTCGTGCGCAACCCGGCCAAGGCGTTGAGCGGTGGCGCGGACAGCGCGGCGCCTGCCGCCAGCGGTGCCGGGCCCCGCATCGTCAACCTGCTCGGCGTCAGCGCACCCCAGCAGGTCATGCTGGAAGTGAAGATCGCCGAAGTGTCGAAGACGCTGCTGGACAAGCTGGAAGGCGCGTCGGCCCGGCTCCAGGGCGGCGAGTGGACGGCCGGCGTGGCCGCCAATTTCGTCAGCGGCACCGCCCGCGGCAGCCTGGTACTGGCCAGATCGCTGGAAAAGTACCTGCGGCTCGATGGCGAACAGCAGGATGGCCTCGTCCGCATCCTGGCCGAGCCGACGGTGATGGCCGTCAGCGGCCAGGAAGGCAGCTTCTTGGCCGGCGGCACCATTTTCATCCCCGTCGCGCAGGACAACAACAAGGTCACGCTGGAGGAAAAGCAATTCGGCGTGGGACTGCGTTTCACGCCGACAGTACTGTCGGGAGGGCGCATCAACTTGAAGGTGGCGCCGGAGGTGTCGGAGCTGTCGCGCGACGGCGTGGGCATCAGCTCTGGCGGCGTCAACGGGCGCGCCATCATGCCGCTGGTAACGACGCGCCGCGCCACGACGACGGTGCAGCTGTACGACGGTCAGAGCTTTGCCATCGGCGGCCTGATCCGCGACAACCAGACCAGCAATATCAACGCGATGCCGGTGCTGGGCGAGCTGCCGGTGCTGGGGGCGCTGTTTCGCAGCACGAACTTCCAGCGCGACCGCAGCGAACTGCTGTTTGTCGTGACGGCGCGCCTCGTCAAACCGCTCGCCCCGGGCTTTAACCTGCCGACGGATGCGCTGCAACCGGCGGCGCAAGCGGACCTGTTCCTGACGGGCCGGATGGAAGCGCCCGCTACGCCGTCCGCCGCGCCACTTGCGGCCCCGCCGACCACTGCCGCACAGCCATCCGGCTTCCGGCTGAAATAA